From the Pontiella agarivorans genome, one window contains:
- a CDS encoding type I restriction endonuclease subunit R: MAFTELNSVEHYIVHQLSGMDLNRDVPEWSGAEAAEQAYGAKWRYQSAEQLQRGVNEVLVESEVKAALIRLNPEIAERPELADEVIYKLRAILISVNQVGLVKANEEFFQWLSGEKTMPFGENNRHVPVRLVDFEDLSQNTYVITNQFRIHHRETKIPDVVLLLNGMPVVVGEAKTPIRPSVSWLDGAHEIHNIYENAVPQLFVPNILSFATEGKELFYGAIRCPLEFWAPWRLDDECAIAKSLGLAEVGAELTDLLSPARLLDILRNFSLFTTNKKKQRIKVIPRFQQLEGANQIVERVIDGRIKKGLIWHFQGSGKSLLMVFAAQKLRRAASLKSPTVIVLVDRTDLDTQISGTFNAADVANVECTESIKELQLMLERDTRKIIISMIHKFRDARPNMNTRDNIIVLVDEAHRTQEGDLGRQMRAALPNAFLFGLTGTPVNKADKNTFWAFGAEEDAGGYMSRYTFHDSIRDGATLPLHFEPRLVDVHVDTEALDKAFAEFKEEAALTDEEADALNRKSAKMSAFLKAPERVTRIVKDIAVHFTEKVAPHGLKAMIVTPDRFACVQYKEELDKHFPTEASRVVISTSANDALEFKQKWAVDKSQQEKIVDEFNDAASELKFIIVTAKLLTGFDAPILQTMYLDKSLKDHTLLQAICRTNRLYPQKSFGRIVDYFGVFDDAAKALEFDEESIRKVITNLSELRDKLPKAMKETLAHFEGVDRTLEGFEGLEAAQEAISDDKKKDAFARNFKFLSKIWESLSPDNILNLYNEDYRWLAQVYESVKPASDNIGKLLWLTLGAQTTRLIHENLHVGELHTLEEFVLDADVIEDIFNHPDPKKVKQLEKTLIKRFKKHAGDPKFKSLSERLEELRDKAERGLISSIEFVKELCKLAKETVQAEKELEAALQDKSPKAALTELFLEIKTDQTPAVVERIVTDIDAIVRIVRFPGWQNTNQGEREVQKSLRKALLKYKLHTDQALFERAYEYIKEYY, translated from the coding sequence ATGGCCTTTACCGAACTCAACAGCGTCGAGCATTACATTGTCCATCAGTTGTCGGGCATGGATTTGAACCGCGATGTGCCGGAGTGGTCGGGCGCGGAAGCGGCGGAGCAGGCCTATGGCGCAAAATGGCGTTATCAGTCGGCCGAGCAGTTGCAACGCGGTGTGAATGAGGTGCTGGTGGAGTCGGAGGTCAAAGCGGCGTTGATTCGGCTCAATCCGGAAATTGCCGAACGGCCGGAGTTGGCCGATGAGGTGATCTATAAACTGCGCGCGATTTTGATTTCGGTCAATCAGGTCGGACTCGTCAAAGCCAACGAGGAATTTTTCCAATGGTTGAGCGGCGAAAAGACGATGCCGTTTGGCGAGAATAACCGGCATGTTCCGGTGCGGTTGGTCGATTTTGAGGATCTGTCGCAGAACACCTATGTCATCACCAATCAGTTTCGGATACATCATCGCGAAACCAAGATTCCGGATGTGGTGCTGCTGCTGAACGGGATGCCGGTGGTGGTCGGCGAGGCCAAAACGCCGATCCGCCCGTCGGTCAGCTGGCTGGACGGCGCGCACGAGATTCATAACATCTATGAAAATGCGGTTCCGCAGTTGTTTGTGCCGAACATTCTGTCGTTCGCGACGGAGGGCAAGGAGCTGTTTTACGGCGCGATTCGCTGTCCGCTGGAGTTCTGGGCGCCGTGGCGGCTGGACGATGAATGCGCGATTGCCAAATCGCTGGGGCTGGCCGAAGTGGGTGCCGAACTCACCGACCTGCTCAGTCCGGCGCGCCTGCTCGATATCCTGCGCAATTTTTCGCTGTTCACGACGAATAAGAAAAAGCAGCGCATCAAGGTGATCCCGCGTTTCCAACAGTTGGAAGGCGCGAACCAGATTGTGGAGCGGGTGATCGACGGCCGGATTAAGAAGGGGTTGATCTGGCATTTCCAGGGGTCGGGAAAATCGCTGCTGATGGTATTCGCCGCGCAGAAGCTGCGCCGTGCCGCCAGCCTGAAGAGTCCGACGGTGATTGTGCTGGTAGACCGCACGGATCTGGATACGCAGATCAGCGGGACGTTTAATGCGGCGGATGTGGCCAATGTGGAGTGCACCGAGAGCATTAAGGAGCTCCAGCTGATGCTGGAGCGCGATACGCGCAAGATCATTATTTCGATGATTCATAAGTTCCGCGATGCGCGGCCCAATATGAATACGCGCGATAACATTATTGTGCTGGTGGATGAGGCGCACCGCACGCAGGAAGGCGATCTGGGACGTCAGATGCGCGCCGCGCTGCCGAACGCCTTTCTGTTCGGGCTGACCGGGACCCCGGTGAATAAGGCGGATAAGAATACGTTCTGGGCCTTTGGCGCGGAAGAGGATGCCGGCGGCTATATGAGCCGCTACACGTTCCACGATTCGATCCGCGACGGCGCGACCCTGCCGCTGCATTTTGAGCCGCGGCTGGTAGATGTGCATGTGGATACGGAGGCGCTGGATAAAGCGTTTGCTGAATTTAAAGAAGAAGCGGCGCTGACGGATGAGGAGGCGGATGCGCTGAACCGGAAGTCGGCCAAGATGTCGGCCTTTTTGAAAGCGCCGGAGCGGGTGACGCGGATTGTGAAGGATATTGCGGTCCATTTTACCGAAAAAGTGGCGCCGCACGGACTGAAGGCGATGATTGTGACGCCGGACCGTTTTGCCTGCGTGCAGTATAAAGAGGAGCTGGATAAACATTTCCCGACCGAGGCGAGTCGGGTGGTGATTTCCACCTCGGCCAACGATGCGCTGGAGTTTAAGCAAAAGTGGGCGGTGGATAAGAGTCAGCAGGAAAAGATCGTGGATGAATTCAACGATGCTGCCTCCGAGCTGAAGTTTATTATCGTGACGGCCAAGCTGCTGACCGGATTTGACGCGCCGATCCTGCAGACGATGTATCTGGATAAATCGCTGAAGGATCATACCCTGCTGCAGGCCATCTGCCGCACAAACCGGCTGTATCCGCAAAAGAGCTTCGGGCGCATTGTGGATTATTTCGGGGTGTTCGATGATGCCGCCAAGGCGCTGGAGTTTGACGAGGAGAGTATCCGGAAGGTGATCACCAACCTTTCCGAACTGCGCGACAAACTGCCGAAAGCCATGAAAGAGACACTGGCCCATTTTGAGGGCGTGGACCGCACGCTCGAAGGATTTGAGGGCCTGGAAGCCGCGCAGGAGGCCATCAGCGACGATAAGAAGAAGGATGCCTTTGCGCGCAACTTTAAATTTTTAAGCAAAATCTGGGAATCGCTGTCGCCGGACAACATCCTGAATCTTTACAACGAAGACTACCGCTGGCTGGCACAGGTCTATGAATCGGTTAAACCGGCGTCGGACAACATCGGCAAACTGCTGTGGCTGACGCTCGGCGCGCAGACGACCCGGCTGATCCACGAAAACCTGCATGTCGGCGAGCTGCATACCCTCGAAGAATTTGTGCTTGATGCCGATGTGATCGAGGACATCTTCAACCATCCCGACCCGAAAAAGGTGAAGCAGCTCGAAAAGACCCTCATCAAGCGCTTTAAGAAACATGCGGGCGATCCCAAATTTAAATCGCTCAGCGAGCGGCTGGAGGAGCTGCGCGATAAGGCCGAGCGCGGGCTGATCTCTTCCATCGAATTTGTGAAGGAACTCTGCAAGCTGGCCAAGGAAACTGTGCAGGCCGAAAAAGAGCTCGAAGCCGCGCTGCAGGACAAGAGCCCGAAAGCGGCCCTGACCGAGCTGTTTCTCGAAATCAAGACCGACCAGACGCCCGCCGTGGTCGAGCGCATTGTCACGGACATCGACGCCATCGTGCGCATCGTCCGCTTTCCCGGGTGGCAAAACACCAACCAAGGCGAACGCGAAGTCCAGAAATCCCTCCGCAAAGCCCTGCTGAAATACAAGCTCCACACGGACCAGGCCCTCTTCGAGCGGGCGTATGAATACATCAAAGAATATTATTGA